Proteins co-encoded in one Populus trichocarpa isolate Nisqually-1 chromosome 10, P.trichocarpa_v4.1, whole genome shotgun sequence genomic window:
- the LOC7475430 gene encoding histone-lysine N-methyltransferase family member SUVH9, with amino-acid sequence MGSLLQFQDLNLAPSPSSPLTTTTTAAASTSSNTIATFLSAKETAKALLVPKVEPKLEPFDVETPIYQQQPPQDHSSSTQDLFFTSSTPDYFSNSQLIPPLSQSTSSEDDNANNLYSEYNRISELFRTAFAKRLQDQYGDISVVSDPDSRAIVPFNENDNNNSVLSTVVVSRRPKYPQRSSELVRVTDLGIEDQRYFRDLVRRTRMVYDSLRILSILEEEKRRGERLGRRARGDLRAASAMRDCGLWLNRDKRIVGSIPGVQIGDVFFFRMELCVMGLHGQAQAGIDYLPASQSSNREPIATSIIVSGGYEDDEDAGDVIIYTGHGGQDKLNRQCEHQKLEGGNLALERSMRHGIEVRVIRGIKHEGSVSSKVYVYDGLYKILDYWFDVGKSGFGVYKYRLLRIDGQPEMGSSILKFAESLRTKPLTVRPRGYLSLDISNKKENMPVFLFNDIDNDHDPLCYQYLERTVFPVFVFTNGSNGTGCDCVSGCSDGCFCAKKNGGELAYDENGFLLKGKPVVFECGVSCRCPPTCRNRVTQRGLRNRLEVFRSRETGWGVRSLDVIHAGAFICEYAGVVLTREQAQIFTMNGGGLVYPNRFSAKWAEWGDLSQIYPNYTRPSYPELPPLDFAMDVSKMRNVACYMSHSSAPNVLVQFVLYDHNNLMFPHIMLFAMENIPPLRELSLDYGVADDWTGKLAICN; translated from the coding sequence ATGGGTTCTCTGCTCCAATTTCAAGACCTCAATCTTGCCCCGTCTCCATCCTCACCcctaaccaccaccaccacagcCGCCGCATCCACCAGCTCCAATACCATAGCCACCTTTCTGTCCGCGAAGGAGACAGCCAAAGCTTTGTTAGTCCCAAAAGTCGAACCTAAGCTCGAACCATTTGATGTTGAAACCCCAATCTACCAACAACAACCACCACAAGACCACAGCAGCAGCACCCAGGATCTTTTCTTTACCAGTTCCACCCCGGATTACTTCTCTAATTCCCAATTAATCCCTCCTCTCTCCCAGTCCACATCCTCCGAGGACGACAATGCCAATAATCTTTACTCTGAATACAACCGAATCTCCGAACTCTTTCGCACAGCGTTTGCGAAACGCTTGCAAGATCAATACGGAGACATTTCCGTCGTTTCGGACCCAGATTCCCGCGCTATTGTCCCTTTTaatgaaaatgataataataacagtgTTCTCTCCACCGTCGTGGTCTCCCGGCGTCCGAAGTATCCGCAGCGGTCTTCTGAGCTCGTGCGTGTCACCGACCTGGGAATCGAGGACCAGAGGTATTTTCGTGACTTGGTCCGCCGGACACGAATGGTCTACGACTCCCTTCGGATTTTGTCTATCTTGGAGGAGGAGAAGCGAAGGGGAGAACGCCTAGGACGCCGCGCACGTGGAGATCTCCGTGCTGCCTCTGCGATGAGGGATTGTGGGCTCTGGCTCAATCGGGATAAGCGGATTGTGGGGTCCATTCCTGGTGTTCAAATTGgggatgttttcttttttagaatggAACTCTGTGTTATGGGATTGCACGGACAAGCTCAGGCTGGGATTGATTATCTTCCAGCGAGCCAGAGCTCGAATAGGGAGCCTATTGCTACTAGCATTATCGTTTCAGGTGGTTATGAGGACGATGAGGATGCTGGAGATGTGATTATTTATACCGGACATGGTGGGCAGGACAAGTTGAACAGGCAATGCGAGCACCAGAAGCTTGAAGGAGGGAATTTGGCGTTGGAGAGGAGTATGCGTCATGGGATTGAGGTAAGAGTGATTAGAGGGATTAAACATGAAGGTAGTGTTAGTAGCAAGGTTTATGTTTATGATGGGTTGTATAAGATTCTTGATTACTGGTTTGATGTTGGGAAATCAGGGTTTGGTGTTTACAAGTATAGGCTTCTAAGGATAGATGGCCAACCAGAAATGGGTAGTTCAATCTTGAAGTTTGCGGAGAGTTTGAGGACTAAGCCATTGACTGTGAGGCCTAGAGGGTATTTGAGTCTTGATATTTCGAATAAGAAGGAGAATATGcctgtttttttgttcaatgaTATTGACAATGATCATGATCCTTTGTGCTATCAGTATCTTGAACGTACTGTGTTTCCAGTCTTCGTGTTCACTAATGGAAGTAATGGAACTGGATGTGATTGTGTTTCGGGATGCAGTGATGGCTGTTTTTGTGCGAAGAAGAATGGAGGTGAGTTGGCTTATGATGAGAATGGTTTTTTGTTGAAGGGGAAGCCGGTGGTATTTGAATGTGGGGTTTCGTGCAGGTGTCCACCAACCTGTCGGAATAGGGTGACACAAAGGGGGTTGAGAAATAGATTGGAAGTGTTTAGGTCGAGGGAAACAGGTTGGGGAGTTAGGTCATTGGACGTGATCCATGCTGGTGCTTTTATATGCGAGTATGCAGGGGTTGTCCTCACTAGAGAGCAAGCCCAGATTTTCACTATGAATGGCGGTGGTTTGGTTTATCCAAATAGGTTTTCTGCTAAATGGGCAGAATGGGGGGATTTATCTCAGATCTATCCAAATTACACCCGCCCATCATATCCTGAGCTTCCACCACTGGATTTTGCAATGGATGTGTCAAAAATGAGGAATGTTGCCTGTTATATGAGCCATAGTTCAGCTCCAAACGTGCTGGTGCAATTTGTGCTGTACGATCACAATAATTTGATGTTCCCTCACATCATGCTTTTTGCAATGGAGAATATCCCACCTTTGAGGGAGCTAAGCCTTGATTATGGCGTGGCTGATGACTGGACAGGAAAGCTTGCTATTTGCAACTAA
- the LOC7459995 gene encoding uncharacterized protein LOC7459995, producing the protein METLQSWRVRLSFKNATIFMTLLNTITALFLLQGSLSSPSSRNSKLSPDHSNSVKLSYIKESEEMRLAMQPWKLIKRVKEIEQEVHAGPETVQQKDIKQTAAADLSKRLQDFRSLNNASSLKALDEWRKRKMERARQWALEKNGTVTSQA; encoded by the exons atggagaCACTGCAGTCATGGAGAGTGAGACTTTCCTTCAAGAACGCAACAATATTCATGACGTTGTTGAATACAATCACAGCCCTTTTCTTGCTTCAGggctctctctcttctccctctTCCCGCAACAGCAAACTCTCACCTGACCACTCCAATTCAG TTAAGCTCAGCTACATCAAGGAGTCTGAAGAGATGCGCCTTGCCATGCAACCTTGGAAGCTTATAAAAAGA GTGAAGGAAATTGAGCAAGAAGTACATGCAGGACCTGAAACAGTCCAACAGAAAGATATCAAGCAGACTGCTGCCGCTGATCTTTCTAAAAGGTTACAGGATTTCCGTTCACTTAATAATGCTTCCAGTTTGAAAG CTTTAGACGAATGGCGTAAACGGAAGATGGAACGAGCCAGACAGTGGGCTTTGGAAAAAAATGGAACAGTAACCTCCCAAGCTTGA
- the LOC7475429 gene encoding uncharacterized protein LOC7475429 isoform X2: protein MDLLQNYQNDGELDQNPNSSPDSSPPRLLPSKSAAPKVDDTMLALTVANQMLSKPIDPVQHVVAFNPTYDQLWAPVLGPAHPYAKDGIAQGMRNHKLGFVEDAAIDSFVFDEQYNTFHKYGYAADPSASAGNNYIGDLDVLEKNNGISVYNIPQHEQKKRKIEKKTEAVEDDDDGMDKEEVENPATDAWLMKNRKSPWAGKKEGLQTELTEEQKKYAEEHARKKEEKAGGEKGELVADKTTFHGKEERDYQGRSWIAPPKDAKASNDHCYIPKRLVHTWSGHTKGVSAIRFFPKHGHLILSAGMDTKVKIWDVFNSGKCMRTYMGHSKAVRDISFCNDGSKFLTAGYDKNIKYWDTETGQVISSFSTGKIPYVVKLNPDDDKQNILLAGMSDKKIVQWDMNTGQITQEYDQHLGAVNTITFVDNNRRFVTSSDDKSLRVWEFGIPVVIKYISEPHMHSMPSISLHPNMNWLAAQSLDNQILIYSTRERFQLNKKKRFAGHIVAGYACQVNFSPDGRFVMSGDGEGKCWFWDWKSCKVFRTLKCHEGVCIGAEWHPLEQSKVATCGWDGLIKYW from the coding sequence ATGGATCTTCTCCAAAACTACCAAAACGACGGAGAATTAGACCAAAACCCTAATTCCTCTCCGGATTCATCCCCTCCACGTCTCCTCCCTTCCAAATCCGCCGCTCCCAAAGTCGACGACACCATGCTAGCCCTAACAGTAGCCAATCAAATGCTCTCTAAACCTATCGACCCCGTCCAGCACGTCGTCGCTTTCAACCCTACCTACGACCAGCTGTGGGCTCCGGTTTTAGGCCCCGCCCATCCCTACGCCAAGGACGGCATTGCCCAGGGCATGCGCAACCACAAGCTCGGCTTCGTCGAGGACGCCGCCATTGATTCCTTCGTCTTCGACGAGCAGTACAACACTTTCCACAAGTATGGCTACGCGGCTGACCCCTCTGCTTCTGCAGGTAATAATTATATTGGTGATTTggatgttttagaaaaaaataatgggatTTCTGTTTATAATATTCCGCAACATGAACAAAAGAAGCGAAAGATTGAGAAGAAAACGGAAGCTGTTGAGGATGACGATGATGGAATGGACAAGGAAGAGGTTGAGAATCCGGCTACGGATGCGTGGTTGATGAAGAATAGGAAGAGCCCTTGGGCTGGTAAGAAGGAGGGATTACAAACTGAGTTGACTGAAGAGCAGAAAAAATATGCGGAAGAGCACGCgaggaagaaggaggagaaagcTGGTGGTGAAAAAGGTGAGCTTGTTGCTGATAAGACTACTTTTCATGGTAAAGAAGAGAGGGATTATCAAGGGAGGTCGTGGATTGCGCCACCTAAAGATGCTAAAGCTAGTAATGATCATTGTTATATACCCAAGAGATTGGTGCATACATGGAGTGGCCATACTAAAGGAGTTTCTGCTATAAGGTTTTTCCCTAAACATGGCCATTTGATACTTTCTGCGGGTATGGATACGAAGGTGAAGATATGGGATGTGTTTAATTCGGGAAAGTGTATGAGAACTTATATGGGTCATTCTAAGGCTGTCAGGGATATTTCATTTTGTAACGATGGCTCCAAGTTTTTAACTGCTGGTTATGATAAGAATATTAAGTACTGGGACACAGAGACGGGCCAGGTTATCTCTTCGTTTTCGACTGGGAAGATTCCATATGTTGTTAAGCTCAATCCTGATGATGATAAGCAGAATATATTGTTGGCGGGTATGAGTGATAAGAAGATTGTGCAGTGGGATATGAACACAGGGCAGATTACTCAGGAGTATGACCAGCATTTGGGGGCAGTGAATACCATCACATTTGTGGATAATAACAGGAGATTTGTTACTTCAAGTGATGATAAATCACTCCGTGTATGGGAATTTGGGATCCCTGTTGTTATTAAGTATATTAGTGAGCCTCACATGCATTCTATGCCATCGATCTCTCTTCATCCCAATATGAATTGGCTTGCTGCGCAGAGTTTGGATAACCAGATTCTTATTTATAGTACTAGGGAAAGATTCCAGTTGAATAAGAAGAAGAGGTTCGCTGGTCACATTGTGGCTGGTTATGCTTGTCAAGTCAATTTCTCACCAGATGGAAGATTTGTTATGTCAGGAGATGGTGAGGGTAAATGCTGGTTTTGGGACTGGAAGAGTTGTAAAGTTTTCAGGACCCTCAAATGTCACGAGGGAGTCTGCATTGGGGCTGAGTGGCATCCGCTGGAGCAAAGTAAAGTGGCCACTTGTGGCTGGGATGGATTGATTAAATACTGGTAA
- the LOC7475429 gene encoding uncharacterized protein LOC7475429 isoform X1, producing the protein MDLLQNYQNDGELDQNPNSSPDSSPPRLLPSKSAAPKVDDTMLALTVANQMLSKPIDPVQHVVAFNPTYDQLWAPVLGPAHPYAKDGIAQGMRNHKLGFVEDAAIDSFVFDEQYNTFHKYGYAADPSASAGNNYIGDLDVLEKNNGISVYNIPQHEQKKRKIEKKTEAVEDDDDGMDKEEVENPATDAWLMKNRKSPWAGKKEGLQTELTEEQKKYAEEHARKKEEKAGGEKGELVADKTTFHGKEERDYQGRSWIAPPKDAKASNDHCYIPKRLVHTWSGHTKGVSAIRFFPKHGHLILSAGMDTKVKIWDVFNSGKCMRTYMGHSKAVRDISFCNDGSKFLTAGYDKNIKYWDTETGQVISSFSTGKIPYVVKLNPDDDKQNILLAGMSDKKIVQWDMNTGQITQEYDQHLGAVNTITFVDNNRRFVTSSDDKSLRVWEFGIPVVIKYISEPHMHSMPSISLHPNMNWLAAQSLDNQILIYSTRERFQLNKKKRFAGHIVAGYACQVNFSPDGRFVMSGDGEGKCWFWDWKSCKVFRTLKCHEGVCIGAEWHPLEQSKVATCGWDGLIKYWD; encoded by the exons ATGGATCTTCTCCAAAACTACCAAAACGACGGAGAATTAGACCAAAACCCTAATTCCTCTCCGGATTCATCCCCTCCACGTCTCCTCCCTTCCAAATCCGCCGCTCCCAAAGTCGACGACACCATGCTAGCCCTAACAGTAGCCAATCAAATGCTCTCTAAACCTATCGACCCCGTCCAGCACGTCGTCGCTTTCAACCCTACCTACGACCAGCTGTGGGCTCCGGTTTTAGGCCCCGCCCATCCCTACGCCAAGGACGGCATTGCCCAGGGCATGCGCAACCACAAGCTCGGCTTCGTCGAGGACGCCGCCATTGATTCCTTCGTCTTCGACGAGCAGTACAACACTTTCCACAAGTATGGCTACGCGGCTGACCCCTCTGCTTCTGCAGGTAATAATTATATTGGTGATTTggatgttttagaaaaaaataatgggatTTCTGTTTATAATATTCCGCAACATGAACAAAAGAAGCGAAAGATTGAGAAGAAAACGGAAGCTGTTGAGGATGACGATGATGGAATGGACAAGGAAGAGGTTGAGAATCCGGCTACGGATGCGTGGTTGATGAAGAATAGGAAGAGCCCTTGGGCTGGTAAGAAGGAGGGATTACAAACTGAGTTGACTGAAGAGCAGAAAAAATATGCGGAAGAGCACGCgaggaagaaggaggagaaagcTGGTGGTGAAAAAGGTGAGCTTGTTGCTGATAAGACTACTTTTCATGGTAAAGAAGAGAGGGATTATCAAGGGAGGTCGTGGATTGCGCCACCTAAAGATGCTAAAGCTAGTAATGATCATTGTTATATACCCAAGAGATTGGTGCATACATGGAGTGGCCATACTAAAGGAGTTTCTGCTATAAGGTTTTTCCCTAAACATGGCCATTTGATACTTTCTGCGGGTATGGATACGAAGGTGAAGATATGGGATGTGTTTAATTCGGGAAAGTGTATGAGAACTTATATGGGTCATTCTAAGGCTGTCAGGGATATTTCATTTTGTAACGATGGCTCCAAGTTTTTAACTGCTGGTTATGATAAGAATATTAAGTACTGGGACACAGAGACGGGCCAGGTTATCTCTTCGTTTTCGACTGGGAAGATTCCATATGTTGTTAAGCTCAATCCTGATGATGATAAGCAGAATATATTGTTGGCGGGTATGAGTGATAAGAAGATTGTGCAGTGGGATATGAACACAGGGCAGATTACTCAGGAGTATGACCAGCATTTGGGGGCAGTGAATACCATCACATTTGTGGATAATAACAGGAGATTTGTTACTTCAAGTGATGATAAATCACTCCGTGTATGGGAATTTGGGATCCCTGTTGTTATTAAGTATATTAGTGAGCCTCACATGCATTCTATGCCATCGATCTCTCTTCATCCCAATATGAATTGGCTTGCTGCGCAGAGTTTGGATAACCAGATTCTTATTTATAGTACTAGGGAAAGATTCCAGTTGAATAAGAAGAAGAGGTTCGCTGGTCACATTGTGGCTGGTTATGCTTGTCAAGTCAATTTCTCACCAGATGGAAGATTTGTTATGTCAGGAGATGGTGAGGGTAAATGCTGGTTTTGGGACTGGAAGAGTTGTAAAGTTTTCAGGACCCTCAAATGTCACGAGGGAGTCTGCATTGGGGCTGAGTGGCATCCGCTGGAGCAAAGTAAAGTGGCCACTTGTGGCTGGGATGGATTGATTAAATACTG GGACTAG